A section of the Humulus lupulus chromosome 2, drHumLupu1.1, whole genome shotgun sequence genome encodes:
- the LOC133813909 gene encoding uncharacterized protein LOC133813909 codes for MTNLIKHGIPASPCCPVCNEGPETTFHALWGCRNLKSITGNFYVDVTLDFPPDGDFYVFLRHCGLLLNKRDMEKFLVLLWRIWYRRNKIIHDNQVLNDEGILGWSLDFYQQYFDANGPPVREVKLGRGPNSILAAILWRPPSMGRVKLNCDASLDAVGMKIGCGAVVHDSSGSSLASTAVPFSSSMSAPVVEAMAVLQGLLLCSRLGYHHVEVETDCKRVCQALSSKTPLVAEFGTVILDCLSLCNSIAVISFSHCNRTANSLAHNLAKLALTLDIAMIWWPGLPYCI; via the coding sequence ATGACCAATCTGATTAAGCATGGCATCCCTGCCTCTCCTTGCTGCCCGGTTTGTAATGAAGGCCCCGAAACTACGTTCCATGCACTTTGGGGCTGTCGCAATCTGAAATCTATCACTGGCAACTTTTATGTTGATGTAACTTTGGACTTTCCTCCTGATGGAGACTTCTATGTTTTCCTTCGTCACTGTGGTTTGTTGTTGAATAAACGAGATATGGAGAAGTTCCTAGTTCTTCTTTGGAGGATTTGGTATCGAAGAAATAAGATTATCCATGACAATCAGGTTCTCAACGATGAAGGCATCCTGGGTTGGTCCCTTGATTTTTACCAGCAGTATTTTGATGCCAATGGGCCACCTGTGCGTGAAGTTAAGTTGGGCAGGGGGCCAAATTCGATCCTGGCGGCTATTCTGTGGCGGCCTCCATCGATGGGCAGAGTCAAACTTAACTGCGATGCCAGCCTTGACGCGGTGGGTATGAAGATTGGGTGTGGTGCTGTTGTCCATGACTCTAGTGGTTCTTCCCTTGCGTCTACTGCTGTTCCTTTCTCTTCCTCGATGTCTGCCCCTGTAGTTGAAGCAATGGCAGTCCTACAAGGGCTTCTTCTTTGTTCTCGGCTGGGTTACCACCATGTGGAGGTTGAAACGGACTGCAAGAGAGTTTGTCAAGCTCTCTCAAGTAAAACACCCTTGGTTGCAGAATTTGGTACTGTTATTTTGGATTGTCTCTCTCTTTGTAATAGCATTGCTGTTATTAGCTTTTCCCACTGTAATAGGACTGCCAATTCTTTAGCTCATAATTTGGCAAAGCTTGCTCTAACTTTAGATATTGCTATGATTTGGTGGCCAGGACTTCCGTATTGTATTTGA